From Mucilaginibacter rubeus, a single genomic window includes:
- a CDS encoding cysteine-rich CWC family protein, with the protein MNSNKEMPKHEIIRCERCETPFECKANSFTKCQCSTVQLTLNEVQYVSELYDGCLCANCLLIIQQEYRESIGLI; encoded by the coding sequence ATGAACTCAAACAAAGAAATGCCCAAACACGAAATCATCCGTTGCGAACGTTGTGAAACACCTTTTGAATGTAAAGCCAATTCATTCACCAAGTGCCAGTGCAGTACGGTTCAACTTACATTAAATGAGGTTCAGTATGTAAGTGAATTATATGATGGATGCTTGTGCGCCAACTGTTTGCTCATTATTCAGCAGGAGTATAGGGAAAGCATAGGTCTCATTTAG
- the lepB gene encoding signal peptidase I, whose protein sequence is MTIAGYIGFYILISPLLILILAGYWKLFEKAGRRGWEALIPVYHLYIMLKLSQRPLWLLLLLLIPGINFIISIGILVDFIKSFGKVGIGQITMSVLLPFIFIPKWGFDKNTRYVGPSGSSDFREQYRDLDKSRAREWTEAILFAVIAATVIRGLFLEAFTIPTSSMESSLMVGDFLFVSKINYGARLPMTPIAFPFAHHTMPLMGTRAYWDGVKLPYYRLPGFSEVKRGDAVVFNYPMDADSPFYRPVDKQENYIKRCEAAPGDTIKMEYGQVYVNNRLIANPPNGEMEYRVRTDGSENVFDRDTQYDLHLEDIQQFTKVDFTVNTTAQSAEKLKTYPHIKMVRPDIKLRGVYDPEVFPHDPHFRWNEDNLGPFIIPRAGWAVKLDSTTMPFYRRAIEVYENNKVQVKGNEILINGLKADSYTFKMNYYWMMGDNRHNSEDSRFWGFVPEDHIVGKAVFVWMSWDTNSPAWCKIRWDRVFRRIN, encoded by the coding sequence ATGACAATAGCGGGCTATATTGGGTTTTATATCTTGATAAGCCCGCTATTGATTTTAATACTGGCCGGGTATTGGAAGCTTTTCGAAAAGGCCGGTCGCCGTGGCTGGGAGGCTCTTATTCCGGTCTATCACCTTTATATTATGCTTAAATTAAGCCAAAGGCCTTTATGGTTGCTTTTGCTGCTTTTAATACCGGGCATAAATTTCATTATCAGCATAGGCATCCTTGTTGATTTCATTAAATCGTTTGGAAAGGTAGGAATCGGGCAAATTACCATGTCGGTACTGTTGCCTTTTATTTTTATCCCTAAATGGGGCTTTGATAAAAATACCCGCTATGTTGGGCCCTCGGGAAGCAGTGATTTCAGGGAGCAATATCGCGACCTGGATAAATCACGCGCACGGGAGTGGACAGAGGCTATCTTGTTTGCTGTAATAGCGGCAACGGTAATTCGCGGACTTTTCCTGGAGGCCTTCACCATTCCCACCTCATCAATGGAAAGCTCACTAATGGTGGGTGATTTTTTATTTGTGAGTAAGATCAATTATGGAGCACGTCTGCCCATGACCCCGATTGCATTCCCTTTTGCACATCATACTATGCCGCTTATGGGTACCAGGGCTTATTGGGATGGTGTAAAGCTACCGTATTATCGGCTACCGGGCTTTAGTGAGGTTAAAAGAGGCGACGCGGTTGTATTCAATTATCCTATGGATGCCGATTCGCCGTTTTACCGTCCGGTAGATAAGCAGGAAAATTATATCAAACGATGTGAGGCGGCTCCCGGTGACACCATAAAAATGGAATACGGACAGGTGTATGTAAACAACCGCTTAATAGCCAATCCGCCAAATGGGGAAATGGAATACCGGGTGCGTACGGATGGTTCGGAAAATGTGTTTGACCGAGATACGCAATATGATCTGCACCTGGAGGATATCCAGCAGTTTACTAAGGTGGATTTTACCGTTAACACCACTGCGCAATCGGCCGAAAAGCTGAAAACCTATCCCCACATTAAAATGGTAAGGCCGGATATTAAATTAAGAGGTGTATACGACCCGGAGGTTTTTCCGCATGATCCCCATTTCCGGTGGAACGAGGATAACCTTGGCCCCTTTATTATACCGCGAGCGGGTTGGGCGGTTAAGCTGGACAGCACGACCATGCCTTTCTATCGTCGGGCTATTGAAGTGTATGAAAACAACAAGGTACAGGTTAAAGGGAATGAAATCCTGATTAATGGTTTGAAGGCGGATAGCTATACTTTTAAAATGAACTATTACTGGATGATGGGCGATAACCGCCATAATTCGGAAGATTCGCGCTTTTGGGGCTTTGTTCCGGAAGATCATATTGTAGGTAAAGCCGTATTTGTGTGGATGAGCTGGGATACCAATTCGCCGGCTTGGTGTAAGATCAGATGGGATAGGGTGTTTAGGCGAATTAATTGA
- the rpsG gene encoding 30S ribosomal protein S7 — translation MRKSKPKKRIILPDPKFNDTLVTRFVNNMMYDGKKSTAYAIFYNAVEIVEKKTSENGLETWKKALNNVMPAVEVKSRRVGGANFQVPTEVRPERKVALGMKWLISYARRRGEKTMMEKLAGEIISAAKGEGAAVKKKEDTHKMAEANKAFSHFRF, via the coding sequence ATGAGAAAGTCAAAACCAAAAAAGAGAATTATCCTTCCTGATCCAAAGTTCAATGATACTTTGGTAACAAGGTTTGTAAACAATATGATGTATGATGGTAAAAAATCTACCGCATACGCTATATTCTACAACGCCGTTGAAATTGTTGAGAAAAAAACAAGCGAAAACGGTTTAGAAACCTGGAAAAAAGCTTTGAACAACGTAATGCCTGCTGTTGAAGTAAAAAGCCGCCGTGTAGGTGGTGCTAACTTCCAGGTACCTACAGAGGTTCGTCCTGAGCGTAAAGTAGCTTTGGGTATGAAATGGCTGATCAGCTATGCTCGTCGTCGTGGTGAAAAAACCATGATGGAGAAATTAGCCGGCGAAATCATCTCAGCAGCTAAAGGCGAAGGCGCCGCTGTTAAGAAGAAAGAAGATACGCACAAAATGGCTGAGGCTAACAAAGCGTTCTCACACTTCAGGTTCTAA
- the lepB gene encoding signal peptidase I, with product MNGIGLVIAFVLFIVLPFAGLWKLFEKAGRPGWEGIVPLYNFFIIIKLTGRPAWWFIMLLIPGLNFLIALGLIVDFLKSYGKFTFAEHAQGVVLPFIYFPKWGNDKDTKYLGQSASPEFRTKYKIALKKTQAREWADAIIFAVIAATLIRTLFIEAYVIPSASMESSLLIGDYLFVSKVNYGARLPMTPVAFPFAHHTMPLINTKAYWDGIELPYYRLPGLADIKKGDVVVFNYPMDADSPYFRPVDKRENYIKRCQGTPGDTLSVVNAQVFINSKAAITPPKGEITYDVKTDGNELNPQIATDLHLSDISSINNNEFITNTTEESAKALRGYSNIKSVTPRLTPRGASDPMNPVYPTIFSNYKLGANTPDYKWNVDNYGPIIVPKAGWTVKLDSLTFPIYGRAIAVYEGNKVEVNGNDVLINGKKADSYTFKMNYYFMMGDNRHNSEDSRFWGFVPEDHIVGKALFIWMSVDDNASFIHKIRWSRLFNLIH from the coding sequence GTGAACGGAATTGGATTAGTAATTGCATTTGTTCTTTTTATAGTATTGCCATTTGCAGGTTTGTGGAAACTGTTTGAAAAGGCAGGAAGACCAGGTTGGGAGGGCATTGTACCACTCTATAACTTTTTTATCATCATTAAGCTCACCGGAAGGCCTGCATGGTGGTTTATCATGCTGCTGATACCTGGTTTAAACTTTTTAATAGCTTTAGGCCTGATTGTTGATTTTTTGAAATCGTACGGTAAGTTCACCTTTGCCGAACATGCTCAGGGCGTTGTTTTACCTTTTATTTATTTTCCTAAATGGGGTAACGATAAAGACACTAAATATTTAGGTCAATCGGCCAGTCCGGAGTTTAGGACAAAATACAAGATTGCCTTAAAGAAAACCCAGGCACGTGAGTGGGCTGATGCTATCATTTTTGCTGTAATTGCCGCTACCTTGATCCGTACCTTATTTATTGAGGCTTATGTGATTCCCAGCGCCTCGATGGAAAGCTCATTGCTTATTGGCGATTATCTGTTTGTAAGCAAAGTGAATTACGGCGCACGTTTACCCATGACGCCTGTCGCGTTCCCTTTTGCACACCATACCATGCCGCTGATTAATACTAAAGCTTATTGGGATGGCATCGAGTTGCCATACTACCGTTTGCCGGGTTTAGCCGATATCAAGAAAGGTGATGTGGTGGTATTTAACTATCCTATGGATGCTGATTCGCCTTATTTCAGACCGGTTGATAAGCGCGAGAACTATATCAAGCGCTGTCAGGGTACACCAGGTGATACATTGAGTGTTGTTAATGCCCAAGTATTCATCAATAGCAAGGCCGCTATTACGCCTCCTAAAGGTGAGATTACTTATGACGTTAAAACAGATGGAAATGAGCTTAACCCGCAGATTGCAACAGATCTGCATTTGTCTGATATCTCATCTATCAATAACAACGAGTTTATAACCAATACCACTGAGGAGTCGGCAAAAGCATTAAGAGGATATTCTAACATAAAATCGGTTACGCCAAGGTTAACACCAAGGGGCGCGTCTGATCCAATGAACCCGGTTTATCCAACCATATTTTCTAATTACAAATTAGGGGCAAATACCCCTGATTATAAATGGAACGTAGATAATTACGGACCTATCATTGTACCTAAAGCAGGCTGGACAGTAAAACTGGATAGCTTAACATTCCCAATCTACGGTCGCGCTATAGCTGTTTATGAAGGCAACAAAGTTGAGGTAAACGGTAATGATGTATTGATCAATGGTAAAAAAGCAGATAGCTATACTTTTAAAATGAACTACTATTTTATGATGGGTGATAACCGTCATAACTCCGAAGATTCACGTTTCTGGGGTTTTGTTCCTGAAGATCATATTGTAGGCAAGGCATTGTTTATCTGGATGAGTGTTGACGATAATGCTTCGTTTATCCACAAGATCCGCTGGAGCAGGTTGTTTAATCTGATCCATTAG
- the lepB gene encoding signal peptidase I — MNWKFWKKKDSSKVKKKKSALREWGDAIIFAVIAATLIRTLFIEAYVIPSGSMENSLLIGDYLFVSKVNYGARMPITPVSFPFMHHTTPWGTQAYWGGVKLPYYRLPGLSDIKKGDIVVFNAPIEADSPYFRPVDKRENIIKRCQGTPGDTLSVVDAQVYINGKAAPSPERGKEGYFVETNGQEFNPAILNELKIEIRGNTGNRYEMMMGKESAATLKTYSNVKSIVPAVTLKGTSDPLNPVYPVKYPRYKITPNFPDFKWNVDNYGPIIIPKKGWTVKLDSLTFPVYGRAIEIYENNKVNVVGKDIMINGKKADTYTFKLNYYFMMGDNRHNSEDSRFWGFVPEDHVVGKALFTWMSIDSTATFFDKIRWNRLFRGIH, encoded by the coding sequence ATGAACTGGAAATTCTGGAAAAAGAAAGATTCAAGTAAAGTAAAGAAGAAAAAAAGCGCGCTCCGTGAATGGGGCGATGCCATCATATTTGCAGTAATAGCCGCTACCCTTATCCGTACGCTATTTATCGAAGCCTACGTGATCCCCAGCGGTTCGATGGAGAACTCGCTTTTAATTGGCGACTACCTGTTTGTAAGCAAGGTTAACTATGGTGCAAGGATGCCGATAACCCCTGTTTCATTTCCGTTTATGCACCATACAACGCCATGGGGCACTCAGGCCTATTGGGGGGGGGTAAAATTGCCTTATTATCGTCTGCCGGGTTTAAGCGATATTAAAAAAGGAGATATCGTTGTATTTAACGCGCCAATAGAGGCTGATTCGCCATATTTCAGACCGGTTGATAAACGCGAGAACATTATCAAACGTTGCCAGGGAACACCGGGCGATACGTTAAGTGTAGTTGACGCGCAGGTTTATATCAATGGCAAAGCTGCTCCAAGTCCTGAACGAGGCAAAGAAGGTTATTTTGTTGAAACCAATGGCCAGGAATTTAACCCGGCTATTTTAAATGAGCTTAAGATTGAGATCAGGGGGAATACCGGTAACCGTTACGAAATGATGATGGGGAAAGAGTCGGCGGCTACCTTGAAAACGTATTCAAACGTAAAATCAATTGTACCGGCTGTTACGCTTAAAGGTACCAGCGATCCGCTGAACCCGGTTTATCCGGTCAAGTATCCGCGATATAAGATCACACCTAACTTCCCGGATTTTAAATGGAATGTGGACAACTACGGGCCAATTATTATCCCGAAGAAAGGGTGGACTGTTAAACTGGATAGCCTAACTTTCCCGGTTTATGGCCGCGCGATAGAAATCTATGAAAACAATAAAGTAAATGTTGTTGGCAAGGATATCATGATTAACGGAAAAAAAGCCGATACTTATACCTTTAAGCTTAACTACTATTTTATGATGGGTGATAACCGTCATAATTCGGAAGATTCGCGCTTTTGGGGCTTTGTTCCTGAAGATCACGTGGTAGGTAAGGCATTATTTACCTGGATGAGTATAGATAGTACAGCCACTTTCTTTGATAAAATAAGGTGGAACAGGCTGTTCAGGGGAATACATTAA
- the rpsJ gene encoding 30S ribosomal protein S10: MSQRIRIKLKSYDYNLVDKSAEKIVKTVKPTGAVVSGPLPLPTEKKIFTVLRSPHVNKKAREQFQLCSYKRLLDIYSSNSKTVDALMKLELPSGVEVEIKV, from the coding sequence ATGAGCCAAAGAATCAGGATCAAATTGAAATCTTACGATTACAACCTGGTAGACAAATCTGCCGAGAAAATCGTAAAAACAGTAAAGCCAACTGGCGCTGTAGTTAGCGGACCACTTCCGTTACCAACCGAAAAGAAAATCTTCACCGTATTACGTTCACCACACGTAAACAAAAAAGCACGTGAGCAATTCCAACTTTGCTCATACAAGCGCTTATTAGACATTTACAGCTCTAACTCAAAAACTGTAGATGCCCTGATGAAGCTTGAATTGCCAAGCGGTGTTGAGGTTGAGATCAAAGTTTGA
- the rpsL gene encoding 30S ribosomal protein S12 translates to MPTIQQLVRKGRVALVDKSKSPALDSCPQRRGVCTRVYTTTPKKPNSAMRKVARVRLTNGKEVNAYIPGEGHNLQEHSIVLIRGGRVKDLPGVRYHIIRGALDTSGVAGRNQRRSKYGTKRPKPGQVAAAPTKGKKK, encoded by the coding sequence ATGCCTACTATTCAGCAATTAGTTAGAAAAGGTAGAGTAGCTCTGGTTGACAAGAGTAAGTCACCAGCGTTGGACAGCTGTCCACAGCGAAGAGGCGTATGCACCCGTGTGTATACCACTACCCCTAAAAAACCAAACTCAGCAATGCGTAAAGTTGCCCGTGTGCGCTTAACCAACGGTAAAGAAGTAAACGCTTACATCCCAGGTGAAGGTCACAACTTACAGGAGCACTCTATCGTTTTGATCCGCGGTGGTCGTGTTAAAGACTTACCAGGTGTACGTTACCACATCATCCGTGGTGCACTGGACACATCAGGTGTAGCTGGCCGTAACCAACGTCGTTCAAAATATGGTACCAAACGTCCTAAACCAGGTCAGGTAGCAGCAGCGCCAACAAAAGGTAAAAAGAAATAA
- a CDS encoding Ldh family oxidoreductase, which translates to MLISPSTLRSFTEDIFKAIGCSHEHAVLAADVLLKSDLRGIDSHGVARLSGYVRLWEKKRINPTPNIQIVHETPTTATIDGDAGLGLVVAPYAMEVAIKKAELYGSGWVSVRNSNHFGIAGYHGLMAVEKAMIGFAMTNASPLVAPTFSSERLLGTNPMCYAFPAGKYPPVIVDLATSAAANGKLEIAQRLGKQVPEGWIQDKEGNYTTDPHALKTGGSLLPLGSDRDHGSHKGFGLSATVDILSAVLSGANYGPWVPPFVAFLDPPNDPVGAGIGHFLGAMRVDGFRPIDEFKNHLDNWIERFKSSATVDADQKVIIPGEPELEAEADRMANGIPLVDSVVEDLNQLAERFGINKLPRV; encoded by the coding sequence ATGCTGATATCACCATCTACCCTACGCTCATTCACCGAAGATATATTTAAAGCCATAGGCTGCAGTCATGAACACGCTGTATTAGCTGCCGATGTACTGCTCAAATCTGATCTGCGGGGTATCGACTCGCATGGCGTGGCCCGTTTAAGCGGCTATGTACGCCTGTGGGAGAAGAAACGCATTAATCCTACTCCCAACATCCAGATAGTTCACGAAACGCCTACAACAGCTACCATTGATGGCGATGCAGGCCTCGGGTTAGTGGTTGCACCTTACGCGATGGAAGTAGCCATTAAAAAGGCCGAATTATATGGTTCGGGCTGGGTATCGGTACGCAATTCCAACCATTTTGGCATTGCCGGTTATCATGGACTCATGGCCGTGGAGAAAGCTATGATAGGCTTTGCCATGACTAATGCAAGTCCGTTGGTGGCGCCTACTTTTTCAAGCGAACGACTTCTGGGTACCAATCCCATGTGTTATGCCTTTCCGGCAGGTAAATACCCACCGGTGATAGTTGATTTGGCAACCTCGGCTGCGGCTAACGGTAAGCTGGAAATAGCCCAACGCTTGGGAAAACAAGTCCCTGAAGGGTGGATACAGGATAAAGAAGGCAATTACACTACTGATCCTCACGCGTTGAAAACCGGCGGCTCGCTCCTTCCCCTGGGTAGCGACCGTGATCATGGCAGCCATAAAGGATTTGGACTAAGCGCTACTGTTGATATTTTATCGGCAGTGCTGTCGGGAGCAAATTATGGGCCATGGGTGCCGCCGTTTGTGGCATTTCTTGATCCGCCTAATGATCCGGTTGGCGCAGGTATAGGACACTTTTTAGGCGCTATGCGTGTGGATGGCTTCCGGCCGATAGATGAGTTTAAAAATCATTTAGATAACTGGATAGAACGCTTTAAATCATCAGCGACAGTCGACGCCGATCAAAAAGTAATCATCCCCGGCGAACCCGAGCTGGAAGCCGAAGCAGACAGAATGGCTAATGGCATACCATTAGTTGATTCGGTTGTTGAAGATCTAAATCAACTGGCGGAAAGGTTTGGAATAAACAAACTACCGCGGGTTTAG
- the fusA gene encoding elongation factor G → MSRDLKYTRNIGIAAHIDAGKTTTTERILYYAGVSHKIGEVHEGAATMDWMAQEQERGITITSAATTVNWKYRNHNYHMNIIDTPGHVDFTVEVNRSLRVLDGLVFLFSAVDGVEPQSETNWRLANNYNVPRIGFVNKMDRSGADFLNVVKQVKEMLGSVAIPLQLPIGAEDQFKGVVDLINFRGIVWNEHDKGMTFTEVPIPADMLDEATEWREKLLEAVAEFDDSLMEKFFEDPTTITEREVLDALRQATLAGKIVPMTCGSSFKNKGVQTMLDYVMELMPSPLDSKGVVGTNPDTGAEILVKPDVKEPFAALAFKIATDPFVGRLCFIRVYSGNLDAGSYVYNMRSESKERISRIFQMHANKQNPIPNVGAGDIAAVVGFKDIKTGDTLCDEKHQLVLESMVFPEPVIGLAIEPKTQADVDKLGIALGKLAEEDPTFRVQTDQDTGQTVISGMGELHLDILMDRLKREFKVEVNQGAPQVAYKEAITGTIQHRETYKKQTGGRGKFADIQVVISPADDNKEGLQFVNEIVGGSIPREFIPSVEKGFKAAMDNGVLAGYPLTSLKVRLIDGSFHAVDSDALSFEIAGRSAYREALPKCKPVLLEPIMKIEILTPEENMGDVIGDMNRRRGQLQGMDTRNGAQVIKAMVPLSEMFGYVTQLRTITSGRATSTMEFDHYAEAPRNVQDEVVAKSKGRKQVAID, encoded by the coding sequence ATGTCAAGAGATCTAAAATATACAAGAAACATTGGTATTGCCGCTCACATTGATGCTGGTAAAACTACCACTACCGAGCGTATCCTTTACTATGCTGGTGTAAGCCACAAAATTGGTGAGGTACACGAAGGTGCCGCTACTATGGACTGGATGGCCCAGGAGCAGGAGCGTGGTATCACCATCACTTCGGCTGCAACAACCGTAAACTGGAAATACCGTAACCATAACTATCACATGAACATCATTGATACCCCGGGTCACGTGGACTTTACCGTAGAGGTAAACCGTTCATTACGTGTACTTGATGGTTTGGTGTTCTTATTCAGCGCGGTTGACGGCGTTGAGCCTCAGTCAGAAACTAACTGGCGTTTGGCTAACAACTACAACGTACCGCGTATTGGTTTCGTTAACAAAATGGACCGCTCTGGTGCCGATTTCTTAAACGTGGTAAAACAAGTTAAAGAAATGTTAGGCAGCGTTGCTATCCCATTGCAGTTACCTATCGGTGCTGAAGACCAGTTTAAAGGTGTGGTTGATTTGATCAACTTCCGTGGTATTGTTTGGAATGAGCATGATAAAGGTATGACCTTTACCGAAGTGCCAATTCCTGCCGATATGCTTGACGAAGCTACTGAGTGGAGAGAGAAATTATTGGAAGCAGTTGCTGAGTTTGATGACTCTTTAATGGAGAAATTCTTTGAAGATCCTACAACCATCACTGAGCGCGAAGTATTAGACGCTTTACGTCAGGCTACTTTGGCCGGCAAAATCGTTCCGATGACTTGCGGTTCATCTTTCAAAAACAAAGGTGTACAAACCATGCTTGACTATGTGATGGAGTTAATGCCTTCACCTCTTGATTCAAAAGGTGTTGTTGGTACTAACCCTGACACCGGTGCCGAAATTTTGGTTAAACCAGACGTTAAAGAACCATTTGCAGCATTAGCATTTAAAATTGCTACCGACCCGTTTGTAGGCCGTTTATGCTTCATCCGTGTTTACTCTGGTAACCTTGATGCTGGTTCATACGTGTACAACATGCGTTCAGAAAGCAAAGAGCGTATCAGTCGTATCTTCCAGATGCATGCTAACAAGCAAAACCCTATCCCTAACGTGGGTGCAGGTGATATTGCTGCGGTAGTAGGCTTTAAAGATATCAAAACAGGTGATACCCTTTGCGACGAGAAACATCAGTTGGTTCTTGAGTCGATGGTATTCCCTGAGCCGGTTATCGGTTTGGCAATTGAGCCTAAAACTCAGGCCGACGTTGATAAATTAGGTATCGCTTTAGGTAAACTGGCCGAAGAGGATCCAACTTTCCGCGTACAAACAGATCAAGATACTGGTCAAACAGTTATCTCTGGTATGGGTGAGTTACACCTTGATATTTTGATGGACCGTTTAAAACGCGAGTTTAAAGTGGAAGTTAACCAGGGTGCTCCTCAGGTAGCTTACAAAGAGGCTATCACAGGTACTATTCAACACCGTGAAACTTACAAGAAACAAACTGGTGGTCGTGGTAAATTCGCGGATATCCAGGTTGTTATCTCTCCAGCCGACGACAACAAAGAAGGCTTGCAGTTTGTTAACGAAATTGTTGGTGGTTCAATCCCACGTGAGTTTATCCCATCTGTTGAGAAAGGCTTCAAAGCCGCTATGGACAATGGTGTACTTGCAGGTTACCCACTTACAAGCTTAAAAGTTCGTTTGATTGATGGTTCATTCCACGCTGTCGATTCGGACGCGTTATCATTCGAGATCGCCGGTCGTTCTGCTTACCGTGAAGCATTGCCAAAATGTAAACCGGTATTGCTTGAGCCAATCATGAAAATCGAGATCTTAACCCCTGAAGAAAACATGGGTGATGTTATCGGTGACATGAACCGTCGTCGTGGCCAACTGCAAGGTATGGACACCCGTAACGGTGCACAGGTAATCAAAGCAATGGTACCACTTTCTGAAATGTTTGGTTACGTAACTCAATTACGTACTATCACTTCAGGCCGTGCAACTTCAACTATGGAGTTTGACCATTACGCTGAAGCACCTCGTAACGTACAGGACGAAGTTGTTGCCAAATCAAAAGGCCGCAAACAAGTTGCTATCGACTAA